A region from the Helicoverpa armigera isolate CAAS_96S chromosome 6, ASM3070526v1, whole genome shotgun sequence genome encodes:
- the LOC110373104 gene encoding uncharacterized protein LOC110373104, translated as MDAECKRKQVNFDQLTALLEFLKEHEDLAKGLTRGRRRRGKFHTVKVWNLCAKKLNAIKDGAVKDGKGWSKYWCDWKYRVRRRALELKAAKDGDRPLPEGILPLSAMEENIMTLIGESAVEGVVIMNDPLSEEGLEEAIQNYTDNNEDSPINQYFDTEAMEPSTSRKRRQPSNDDAAGPSSPGDRKPMVDSRGEIKSSSRGAGTSKRRRKQRTSVNSDIELGGSSSPSESKPEVIVTKNEHCVESDGDDKASVFLSIEREKVFGTSKIINTLEMIHSEIARLASVMADIKDYLVTNYRQISVT; from the exons ATGGATGCAG AATGCAAAAGAAAACAAGTGAACTTCGATCAGTTGACAGCTCTGTTAGAGTTTCTCAAAGAACATGAGGATTTGGCTAAAGGTCTTACTAGAGGCAGACGCAGGCGAGGCAAGTTTCACACTGTGAAGGTATGGAACCTCTGTGCTAAGAAACTGAATGCTATTAAAGACGGTGCTGTAAAAGATGGAAAAGGCTGGTCTAAG TACTGGTGTGATTGGAAGTACAGAGTCAGGAGACGAGCACTCGAGTTGAAAGCTGCTAAGGATGGAGACAGACCACTGCCTGAAGGAATATTGCCTTTGTCAGCAATGGAAGAAAATATAATGACTTTAATAGGAGAGAGCGCCGTTGAAGGAGTGGTCATTATGAATGATCCACTTTCTgaggaa gGCTTAGAAGAAGcaatacaaaattatactgACAATAATGAGGACAGCCCAATTAATCAGTATTTTg atACTGAAGCAATGGAACCATCAACCAGCCGAAAGAGGCGACAGCCATCTAATGACGACGCTGCTGGTCCAAGTAGCCCTGGTGACAGAAAACCTATGGTAGACTCAAGAGGAGAAATTAAAAGCTCAA GTAGAGGGGCGGGAACTTCCAAAAGGCGCAGAAAGCAACGCACTTCAGTTAACTCAGATATAGAACTTGGCGGATCAAGCAGTCCTTCCGAAAGCAAGCCCGAAGTTATTGTGACGAAAAACGAACATTGTGTTGAATCAG ATGGCGACGACAAAGCTTCAGTATTTCTATCAATAGAGCGAGAGAAAGTATTCGgtacaagtaaaattataaacacattAGAAATGATACATTCGGAGATAGCTCGCCTTGCATCTGTCATGGCCGACATTAAAGACTATTTAGTAACTAATTACCGCCAAATTAGCGTAACTTAG
- the LOC110373137 gene encoding venom serine carboxypeptidase, protein MKHVIFIVFLCLVSVFGRVAEIDHEDDISNLILDVKPVKAPQSITNNTIVVKQSSDNTVNGSLIHENINDTKKTCGTRKDIADNLLDANKTSATSNNEPCEPEVRIDNGTALILTKYIKEGRTREGKRASRVDAKHFLGFKSYTGFFTVNETYNSNLFFWYFPVLNKPVNTTPWVVWLQGGPGASSMTGLFDEIGPFTVVNETLKRNPYTWLHNHSLLFIDNPVGTGYSFTNHVDGYAKNMATYAEHLYSTLKQFLQIFPELRTAPLYLAGESYAGKYVPAMAMEIHKHKDTPGADINLEGLIIGNAYVDPDMISHIAWPFYYFGLLEKEQIQTVKPLIDSFQEQIKANNSIEAKNKWNSLVTVLLFITNQKHAYNFLRDDIPVGRYTNFLKSSEVKKAIHVGDIKFAWVNMTVNAYLAPDFLSTTKPMFETLLEHYKVMAYCGQLDQMLPCVFTSENYRTWKWNGAEEFLNATRFPYIFNNKLAGYHKTGGHLTEVVLRGAGHMAPLDKPAPTQNLVARWTQGLPLSKRFGMFERSFIQEIIKNSSAIHYL, encoded by the exons ATGAAGcatgtgatttttattgtatttttgtgctTAGTGAG TGTATTTGGCAGAGTCGCCGAAATTGACCACGAAGATGATATTTCTAATTTAATACTAGACGTTAAACCAGTTAAAGCCCCACAAAGTATTACAAACAATACGATTGTAGTGAAACAAAGTAGTGATAACACAGTCAACGGCAGTTTGATTCATGAAAACATAAATGATACTAAGAAAACGTGCGGCACACGCAAAGATATAGCAGATAACCTATTAGATGCAAACAAAACAAGTGCTACAAGTAATAATGAACCTTGTGAGCCTGAAGTTAGGATTGATAATGGCACAGCACTCATATTGACTAAGTATATAAAAGAAGGACGGACAAGAGAAGGGAAAAGGGCTTCGCGGGTTGATGCGAAGCACTTCTTGGGATTCAAGAGCTACACTGGTTTCTTCACGGTGAACGAGACGTATAACTCGAACCTCTTTTTCTGGTACTTCCCCGTGTTGAACAAGCCTGTGAACACCACGCCATGGGTCGTTTGGCTGCAAGGAGGCCCGGGAGCGTCCAGTATGACTGGCCTGTTTGACGAGATTGGACCTTTCACAGTAGTGAATGAGACTTTGAAac GAAACCCGTACACATGGCTACACAATCACTCGTTGCTGTTCATCGACAACCCCGTCGGCACAGGCTACAGCTTCACCAACCACGTCGATGGATATGCTAAGAATATGGCTACG TACGCCGAACACCTCTATTCGACTCTGAAGCAGTTCCTGCAAATATTCCCTGAGCTGAGAACAGCACCGCTATACTTGGCGGGAGAATCGTACGCGGGCAAGTATGTGCCGGCCATGGCCATGGAGATACACAAGCATAAGGATACTCCAGGGGCTGATATTAATTTAGAG GGTCTGATAATCGGCAACGCATACGTGGACCCTGACATGATATCCCACATCGCGTGGCCGTTCTACTACTTCGGCTTGCTGGAGAAGGAGCAGATACAAACAGTGAAGCCTTTGATAGACTCCTTCCAGGAGCAGATTAAGGCTAACAACAGTATTGAAGCTAAAAAC AAATGGAACAGCCTCGTCACCGTACTACTCTTCATCACGAACCAGAAGCACGCCTATAATTTCTTGAGGGACGACATACCCGTTGGCAGATATACAAATTTCCTGAAGTCTTCAGAAGTCAAGAAGGCCATACATGTTGGAGACATTAAATTTGCGTGGGTCAATATGACCGTCAACGCGTATTTGGCTCCAGACTTCCTGAGTACGACCAAACCGATGTTTGAAACGTTGCTAGAGCATTACAAAGTTATGGCATATTG CGGACAGCTAGACCAGATGCTGCCCTGCGTGTTTACTTCTGAAAATTATCGCACGTGGAAGTGGAACGGTGCTGAAGAATTCTTGAACGCCACCAGATTCCCATACATCTTCAATAACAAACTTGCAGG CTACCACAAGACCGGTGGTCATCTCACAGAAGTAGTCCTCCGTGGTGCAGGCCACATGGCCCCCTTAGACAAGCCCGCTCCCACGCAGAACTTAGTGGCCCGCTGGACACAAGGCTTGCCGCTCAGCAAACGATTCGGCATGTTTGAACGGTCCTTCATACAGGAGATTATTAAGAACAGCTCTGCAATACATTACCTctga